One window from the genome of Bacillus tianshenii encodes:
- a CDS encoding XtrA/YqaO family protein → MKSKELTIGESMKLEIDLEKEGNRPFVVVYCGGKAKFCRLPEHGEYKIITHQGKVKRMRNEEGEEF, encoded by the coding sequence ATGAAATCAAAAGAGCTAACAATTGGTGAAAGTATGAAGCTGGAAATAGATTTAGAAAAAGAAGGGAATAGGCCGTTTGTTGTCGTATATTGTGGTGGGAAAGCGAAATTTTGTCGATTGCCGGAACATGGGGAGTATAAGATAATTACGCATCAAGGGAAGGTTAAGAGGATGAGGAATGAAGAGGGTGAAGAATTTTAG
- a CDS encoding 2-methylcitrate dehydratase, which translates to MPYIDYKALVKNAQIKKDGIVEIKLEAPVNLLKGKVDSLSEMVGGKVDISMESAIVNFSVEVNTQTDTPMIQYKVDQRGVVSEVKPDQEQLEADLGMPAEDIPTKEEKKEIDREVIDQFISEGFSPNYDDLPGDFANIVKRRLEGETYLKLANELDMSSGKIVDLIDEYRVRVAPLAEKWWEWKQGESSSSEDKEEEVGADKKEPDSKGAEDDQSEDGAA; encoded by the coding sequence ATGCCATACATCGATTATAAAGCGTTAGTAAAGAATGCGCAGATTAAGAAGGACGGTATCGTTGAGATTAAGCTTGAGGCTCCGGTCAATCTTCTGAAAGGGAAAGTTGATTCTCTTTCTGAAATGGTTGGCGGTAAGGTTGATATCTCAATGGAGTCAGCCATAGTGAACTTTAGTGTGGAAGTGAATACACAGACAGATACACCTATGATCCAGTATAAAGTGGACCAACGAGGGGTTGTGTCAGAAGTGAAACCGGATCAGGAACAGCTTGAAGCTGATTTAGGAATGCCAGCCGAAGACATTCCTACGAAGGAAGAGAAAAAAGAGATTGATCGTGAAGTCATTGACCAGTTTATTAGTGAAGGTTTTTCACCTAACTATGATGACTTACCGGGTGACTTTGCAAACATTGTAAAACGCCGACTAGAAGGAGAAACGTATTTGAAGCTTGCAAATGAGCTAGATATGTCTTCAGGAAAGATAGTGGATCTGATTGATGAGTATCGAGTGCGCGTGGCTCCACTAGCTGAGAAGTGGTGGGAATGGAAACAAGGAGAAAGTTCTTCCTCTGAGGATAAGGAAGAAGAAGTGGGTGCTGATAAAAAAGAGCCGGACAGTAAAGGAGCGGAGGATGACCAGAGTGAGGATGGGGCAGCTTAA
- a CDS encoding RusA family crossover junction endodeoxyribonuclease — MITFTVYGEPVAQGRPRASTINGRVRMYDPKKSKDFKTYVQLVASQHAPRKLLEGPLYLHVKVYKPSLKSFSKKKKAAAERGELRPVTKPDVDNYVKGIKDACNKVIWKDDSQVVELQVSKWYSEKPRVEILVKPLEAQEQQLSLIQ, encoded by the coding sequence ATGATTACCTTTACGGTATACGGCGAACCAGTTGCTCAAGGACGCCCAAGAGCCTCCACTATTAACGGTAGAGTGAGAATGTACGACCCTAAAAAGTCGAAAGATTTTAAAACGTACGTGCAGTTGGTCGCCTCTCAACATGCTCCAAGGAAGCTCTTAGAAGGGCCGTTGTATTTGCATGTGAAAGTGTACAAGCCCTCACTCAAGAGCTTCAGCAAGAAAAAGAAAGCAGCTGCTGAGCGTGGGGAACTTAGACCGGTGACAAAGCCGGATGTTGACAATTATGTAAAGGGCATCAAAGATGCCTGCAACAAAGTCATCTGGAAGGATGATAGCCAGGTTGTCGAGCTACAAGTCAGCAAGTGGTACAGCGAAAAACCAAGAGTGGAAATTCTTGTGAAGCCACTGGAAGCACAAGAGCAGCAGTTATCACTGATTCAATAA
- a CDS encoding Fur-regulated basic protein FbpA, whose protein sequence is MNDQAGLLRKAVELKRQEYIGFLARIGVNKINGRSLSELTYSELQEEFLNVRGEGA, encoded by the coding sequence ATGAATGACCAAGCTGGATTGTTACGAAAAGCAGTAGAATTAAAGCGCCAAGAATATATCGGATTTCTTGCAAGGATTGGAGTCAATAAAATAAACGGCCGTTCCCTAAGTGAGCTTACGTACAGTGAGCTGCAAGAAGAGTTTTTAAATGTCAGAGGTGAAGGGGCATGA
- the dnaB gene encoding replicative DNA helicase, with translation MNTPRPLMENIEAEQAVLGSILLDGELIHDCRLEPKQFTRPGHQNIFQAMRKLAEERINIDLVTVVTQLGESVKQIGGVDYLSKLADSVPSTSTIRTYERMVIKAFQQRMRYQLGSRLSMDPTDENAVEIYNQLAELQEVDMAAPRSKREALIEIFEEMNTPRGDITGVDTGLKDFNDMTGGLQGGDLIIVAARPSIGKTAFALNLGMNHSHKGGVSNVFSLEMSDVQLIKRVLSGISRVDGSKWQNPFKRFTPEDHEAIARAIGIFEKWLMNIYDKPAQTVFDIRAAVRKSIKEQPDKQHLVIIDYLQLITPVGKFERHDLAIGHISSELKHMAREFNVPVVLLSQLSRGVESRQDKRPMMSDIRDSGNVEQDADIITFLYRDDYYDKQSEMKNIVEAIIAKQRNGPVGTVELAFLKEYGRFVDLSRQGAMQ, from the coding sequence ATGAATACACCTAGACCCTTGATGGAGAACATCGAAGCAGAACAAGCTGTGCTGGGTTCAATTCTATTGGACGGAGAGTTAATTCATGATTGCAGACTTGAACCCAAGCAATTTACACGACCTGGACACCAAAACATCTTTCAGGCCATGCGAAAGCTTGCTGAAGAACGGATAAATATTGATTTGGTTACGGTTGTTACTCAGTTAGGAGAATCAGTCAAGCAGATCGGCGGAGTCGATTACCTGAGTAAGTTGGCTGATTCAGTCCCTTCTACGTCCACAATTCGAACATATGAGCGTATGGTTATCAAAGCTTTTCAGCAAAGAATGAGATACCAGCTCGGTTCAAGGCTAAGTATGGATCCAACAGATGAAAATGCTGTTGAAATATATAATCAGCTTGCCGAGCTGCAGGAAGTAGACATGGCTGCACCACGTTCTAAAAGGGAAGCCCTTATCGAGATATTCGAAGAAATGAATACGCCGCGTGGGGATATTACTGGCGTTGATACTGGATTAAAGGATTTTAATGATATGACGGGTGGACTTCAGGGCGGCGATTTAATTATCGTGGCTGCTCGTCCTTCAATAGGGAAAACGGCTTTTGCATTAAATTTGGGGATGAATCACTCACATAAAGGCGGTGTGTCTAACGTGTTTAGCCTTGAGATGAGTGATGTCCAGCTTATCAAACGAGTTTTGTCAGGCATTTCAAGAGTAGACGGATCCAAGTGGCAGAATCCTTTTAAACGTTTTACTCCTGAAGACCATGAGGCTATCGCTCGAGCTATCGGTATTTTTGAAAAGTGGCTGATGAATATATATGACAAACCAGCTCAAACGGTTTTTGATATTCGGGCTGCAGTTCGAAAATCGATAAAAGAACAACCTGACAAACAACATCTTGTGATTATTGATTATCTCCAGCTTATTACACCAGTTGGAAAATTTGAACGTCATGACCTAGCTATTGGTCATATCTCAAGTGAATTGAAGCATATGGCTAGAGAATTTAATGTGCCGGTTGTATTGCTTTCACAATTGAGCCGTGGCGTAGAGTCTCGTCAAGATAAACGCCCAATGATGTCCGATATTCGCGATTCCGGAAACGTCGAACAAGATGCGGATATTATCACCTTTTTATACCGTGATGACTACTATGACAAGCAGTCTGAAATGAAAAACATTGTAGAAGCGATTATTGCAAAACAGCGTAATGGTCCTGTCGGGACAGTTGAACTCGCATTTTTAAAAGAATATGGGCGGTTTGTTGATTTAAGTAGACAGGGGGCCATGCAATGA
- a CDS encoding replicative helicase loader/inhibitor yields the protein MNEEQAFDILQRIAAAYTQFDLTGSIGEKRIEVWVKQLTPMPYERVLFNLDEHMAKNKFPPTIAEIAAQPKQENTHFENIRQWERAVAEARKAGHTKTFVDFLPEKLRHKYNKLLKDE from the coding sequence GTGAACGAGGAACAAGCTTTTGACATTTTACAACGGATTGCAGCTGCCTATACTCAGTTTGATTTGACTGGAAGCATAGGTGAAAAGCGAATCGAAGTATGGGTAAAGCAGTTGACTCCAATGCCTTATGAACGTGTGCTATTCAACCTTGATGAGCATATGGCTAAAAATAAATTTCCACCAACCATCGCTGAGATTGCAGCCCAGCCAAAACAAGAGAATACACACTTTGAGAATATCAGACAGTGGGAACGGGCCGTCGCAGAAGCTAGAAAAGCAGGACATACGAAAACGTTTGTCGATTTTTTACCAGAAAAGCTAAGGCATAAATATAACAAGTTGCTGAAAGACGAGTGA
- a CDS encoding DnaD domain protein, with product MSYEQTIHAFYDQLETNPLTSSAIALWHSLVHISNKHGLAKGFTVAASVLCMKAGLKERTFYKARNELKTKGYIDYKSRSGNQAAIYQLLSLSANNADNHVGKTHLPANNADSCADNHAGSHAGSHAGNRADSCAVLNRLTDRKNDRLTDRVHEPKKPTWGDIVELWREVFDFDLRPNHAEMLGSYIDQDGMEESLVLEAIERVRNSDKRVMQYLWRTLSNWAKAGIKTIPDLVQHEKQRVPVQQSFSKQPKKKNDSLTAIEEYKRKHGVG from the coding sequence ATGAGTTACGAACAAACCATTCATGCATTCTATGATCAGCTCGAAACAAATCCACTGACTTCATCCGCCATTGCTCTATGGCACTCCTTAGTGCACATAAGCAATAAACACGGATTGGCAAAAGGATTTACGGTAGCTGCATCGGTGCTATGTATGAAAGCTGGTTTAAAAGAAAGAACCTTCTATAAAGCTCGAAATGAGCTTAAAACAAAAGGCTATATAGATTATAAATCTCGGTCAGGTAATCAAGCAGCAATTTATCAGTTATTATCTCTGTCTGCAAATAATGCAGACAACCATGTAGGTAAAACCCATTTGCCTGCAAATAATGCAGACAGTTGTGCAGACAATCATGCAGGCAGTCATGCAGGCAGTCATGCAGGCAATCGTGCAGACAGTTGTGCAGTATTAAATAGACTGACTGATAGAAAGAATGACAGACTGACTGATCGTGTTCACGAACCTAAGAAACCAACTTGGGGAGACATTGTTGAATTGTGGCGTGAGGTTTTTGATTTTGATTTGCGTCCTAACCATGCTGAAATGCTTGGGTCCTATATTGACCAGGACGGCATGGAGGAATCATTAGTCTTGGAAGCTATAGAGCGTGTGCGTAATTCAGATAAACGGGTTATGCAATATCTTTGGCGGACTCTTTCTAATTGGGCAAAGGCAGGGATAAAAACGATTCCTGATCTTGTTCAGCATGAAAAGCAGCGAGTGCCTGTTCAGCAAAGTTTCTCTAAACAACCCAAAAAGAAAAATGATTCGCTGACTGCCATTGAAGAATATAAACGCAAGCATGGCGTTGGCTAG
- a CDS encoding MBL fold metallo-hydrolase — MIEITALASSSAGNCYRIDDGSTPLLLECGIRYRDIQRCFNFQMSKVKGCLITHEHGDHSKSVKDVLKAGIDCYMSAGTAKALNLVHHRVKPVQAKMQFKIGTWTILPFDVQHDVSEPLGFLLMNESGEKVLFATDTYYIKYRFKGLTHIMVECNYSMSILNENIATGKVHKAMKKRLIRSHFSLENVKEFLKVNDLTRVQEIWILHLSDTNSDEAEFKREVQELTGKVVYVP, encoded by the coding sequence TTGATTGAGATTACAGCTTTAGCCTCTAGTAGCGCGGGGAACTGCTATCGCATTGATGATGGCAGTACTCCTTTGTTGCTGGAATGTGGGATTAGGTATAGAGATATCCAACGATGTTTTAACTTTCAAATGTCTAAAGTGAAGGGTTGCTTAATAACTCATGAACATGGTGACCACTCTAAGTCTGTCAAAGATGTTCTTAAGGCCGGAATAGATTGTTACATGTCTGCTGGCACTGCAAAAGCTTTAAACCTTGTCCATCATCGAGTAAAGCCAGTTCAGGCTAAGATGCAATTTAAGATAGGCACGTGGACGATTCTTCCCTTTGATGTTCAGCATGATGTATCAGAGCCACTAGGCTTTTTGTTAATGAATGAAAGTGGCGAGAAGGTTTTATTTGCTACGGATACTTACTATATCAAATACAGGTTTAAAGGCTTAACTCACATTATGGTTGAGTGTAATTACAGCATGAGCATCCTAAACGAGAACATTGCAACAGGCAAAGTACACAAGGCTATGAAGAAGCGTCTTATTCGGTCCCATTTTAGCCTTGAGAATGTAAAGGAATTTCTTAAAGTAAATGACTTAACTCGTGTTCAGGAAATTTGGATACTTCATTTAAGCGATACAAACAGTGATGAAGCTGAGTTCAAACGTGAAGTTCAGGAACTAACAGGAAAGGTTGTCTACGTACCTTAG
- a CDS encoding recombinase RecT has protein sequence MAQNKNELAMVKKDTVDVVANKVKEFQERGEIHFPANYSPENAMKSAWLTLQSTKAKVGKDKYGPVLEHCTKDSIANSLLDMVVQGLNPAKKQGYFIAYGNQLTFQRSYFGTMAVTKRVTGAKSIDAAVIYEGDEVEYEMQNGRVKNLAHKQKFGNINKDKILGAYATIVMQDEETYHELMTIDEIRQAWSKAQFWGKDQKVEKKGSTHDEFKQEMAKKTVINRACKKFLNSSDDGSLVMKHFNRSDDAREEAELQEELQQNANQEILDIEYEEAPAEPERLENTQSNTVNIPQQKEPVTASHQPEEHKQQAIRFEDTGTGGPGF, from the coding sequence TTGGCTCAAAACAAAAATGAGTTAGCGATGGTTAAAAAAGATACGGTGGATGTTGTAGCTAATAAAGTGAAAGAGTTCCAGGAACGTGGAGAAATCCACTTTCCTGCGAACTACAGCCCTGAGAACGCTATGAAAAGCGCTTGGTTAACACTTCAAAGCACGAAAGCAAAGGTTGGAAAAGATAAGTATGGCCCTGTGTTGGAACACTGTACAAAGGATTCTATTGCAAATAGTTTGTTAGATATGGTTGTGCAGGGCCTTAATCCAGCTAAGAAGCAAGGGTATTTTATTGCATATGGCAATCAACTTACTTTCCAACGTTCTTATTTTGGAACAATGGCCGTAACAAAACGGGTTACGGGTGCTAAAAGCATTGATGCTGCGGTCATTTATGAAGGGGATGAGGTTGAATACGAAATGCAAAATGGCCGAGTTAAGAACCTTGCGCATAAGCAAAAGTTTGGCAATATCAATAAAGATAAAATTCTAGGTGCTTACGCAACGATTGTAATGCAAGATGAGGAGACTTATCACGAGTTAATGACTATAGACGAGATTCGTCAGGCTTGGAGCAAAGCTCAATTTTGGGGCAAGGACCAGAAGGTTGAGAAGAAAGGCAGCACGCATGATGAATTCAAACAGGAAATGGCCAAGAAAACAGTCATTAACCGTGCGTGCAAGAAGTTTTTAAACTCTAGTGATGATGGCAGCCTTGTAATGAAGCATTTCAATCGTTCAGATGATGCAAGAGAAGAAGCAGAACTGCAGGAAGAGCTTCAACAAAATGCTAATCAGGAGATTCTTGATATTGAATATGAGGAAGCGCCGGCAGAGCCTGAAAGATTAGAAAATACCCAATCAAACACGGTGAATATTCCGCAACAAAAAGAACCAGTTACGGCTAGTCACCAGCCAGAAGAACATAAGCAACAGGCGATCCGTTTCGAAGATACCGGAACTGGTGGTCCTGGGTTTTGA
- a CDS encoding zinc-finger domain-containing protein gives MIEPAVIRRKVIRLLDNVCRDCKILNQNRNLYGQHEAHRYCIGTCQVGVKISKLGQQIGSDVLPPYTLDEEFYLLGHMELIGDGKLYSYRHIARKLARTEISIIEKLEQLKELQNEKVG, from the coding sequence ATGATTGAACCGGCGGTTATTCGTCGCAAGGTTATCCGCTTGTTAGATAACGTTTGTCGAGATTGCAAAATCTTGAATCAAAACAGGAATTTATACGGTCAACATGAGGCACATCGCTATTGTATTGGAACATGCCAAGTCGGTGTGAAAATATCGAAGCTAGGACAACAAATTGGTTCAGATGTTCTTCCGCCTTACACCTTGGATGAAGAGTTTTACCTTCTGGGGCATATGGAGCTTATTGGTGATGGAAAGTTATACAGTTACCGACATATCGCTAGAAAGTTAGCTCGAACAGAAATCTCGATTATTGAGAAATTAGAGCAATTGAAAGAGCTGCAGAATGAGAAAGTGGGGTGA
- a CDS encoding helix-turn-helix transcriptional regulator: MNVGKRLKQLRDDNKRTQQQMAFDFNVSRESFSAYETERAKLPADIAQQLTNEFNDPFVALEAVAEYYGWGIGKLDGQAVDLHRASVKAKTEEELEEALEAIKKVCLSNNPSFMEAHQRDELKRALMEAIDAIVALKHFVAVICKEYGFSWIKLWAEHKVKLIARKYKKADRKNVA; this comes from the coding sequence GTGAATGTCGGTAAGAGGTTGAAACAACTTCGTGACGACAACAAGAGAACACAACAGCAGATGGCATTTGATTTCAATGTATCAAGAGAATCCTTTTCAGCTTATGAAACAGAACGCGCCAAGCTTCCAGCAGACATTGCACAGCAGCTAACTAATGAATTTAATGACCCCTTTGTGGCTCTTGAAGCAGTAGCTGAATATTACGGGTGGGGAATTGGAAAGCTTGATGGCCAAGCTGTAGACCTACACCGGGCAAGTGTTAAAGCAAAAACAGAGGAAGAGCTGGAAGAAGCATTGGAGGCAATTAAGAAAGTTTGTTTATCGAATAACCCATCATTCATGGAAGCTCATCAACGTGATGAATTAAAGAGGGCCTTAATGGAGGCGATTGATGCAATCGTCGCGTTAAAGCATTTTGTTGCAGTGATTTGCAAAGAGTATGGGTTCAGTTGGATAAAGCTATGGGCTGAACACAAAGTGAAGTTGATAGCTAGGAAGTATAAAAAAGCAGACCGTAAAAATGTAGCTTAA
- a CDS encoding helix-turn-helix transcriptional regulator has protein sequence MKRNWLVNLRKEKGYTQEVVSEKVGIERPYYTQIETGSRRPSVQVAQKIAQELNFDWTIFFANECSEKRQDTTTAS, from the coding sequence ATGAAACGTAATTGGCTTGTTAATCTTCGGAAAGAAAAAGGCTATACACAAGAAGTTGTATCGGAGAAAGTAGGCATTGAAAGACCTTATTATACTCAAATTGAAACAGGTTCTCGTCGCCCGAGCGTCCAAGTAGCACAAAAGATAGCTCAGGAATTGAATTTTGATTGGACTATTTTTTTTGCTAATGAATGTAGCGAAAAGCGACAAGATACTACAACTGCGAGCTAG
- a CDS encoding helix-turn-helix transcriptional regulator, whose amino-acid sequence MLGDILKRLRQSKGLTQTELAKKLDLTRGTYAHYEINKRQPDYETLHKIADFYNVSTDYLLGRTDKPRPAEPKTVRVAGQEFELSSEEYKVFEEMKKHPIMFHDLAKNPEKKVKQLIKMWKFQREMMEDDDEEGEGFGEFADD is encoded by the coding sequence GTGTTAGGAGATATTCTGAAACGCTTGAGACAGAGCAAAGGCTTAACTCAAACTGAACTTGCAAAAAAGTTAGATTTGACTCGAGGCACCTATGCACATTATGAAATAAACAAACGACAGCCAGATTATGAAACCCTCCATAAAATTGCAGATTTTTATAATGTTTCTACTGATTATTTACTTGGAAGAACAGATAAACCTCGCCCCGCAGAACCCAAAACAGTTCGTGTTGCTGGGCAAGAGTTTGAACTTTCTTCTGAAGAATATAAAGTCTTTGAAGAAATGAAGAAGCACCCTATTATGTTCCATGACTTAGCTAAAAATCCTGAGAAAAAAGTTAAGCAGCTAATTAAAATGTGGAAGTTCCAACGCGAAATGATGGAAGATGATGATGAAGAAGGCGAAGGTTTTGGAGAGTTCGCAGATGATTGA
- a CDS encoding DUF4236 domain-containing protein, giving the protein MGFGFRKSIKIAPGVKMNVGKKGVGVSVGGKGFRHSINSSGRSRTTLSIPGTGVSYSSYGKSYSSQAYQRRQELARQERELEKLEQIRRNELEVKLFENKLEMIKSIHKESDEPINWHKVKLTPPPFIKNETGPAEYKALKALKDYEPSFLDKLLKKQVKQKVELEAQVNRARLEDQQAYEEWEYMNETAEKILSGDIDTYLEVINELNPLDDLLEFGSGFEFFVDKPELLEVEFDVHTELVVPSSLKTLTKTGKVSTKKMPKGQYYDLQQDYICSCVLRIARDMFALLPIETIYIHAMDEQVNSATGHKEKITLLSVKIDKATLTQLNFDRIDCSDSMTNFEHNMKFLKTKGLQPVQKLQIIENSVTN; this is encoded by the coding sequence ATGGGCTTTGGATTTAGAAAAAGCATAAAAATAGCTCCTGGCGTTAAAATGAACGTCGGAAAAAAAGGAGTTGGTGTCAGCGTTGGAGGAAAAGGGTTCAGGCACTCTATTAATTCAAGTGGGCGTTCAAGAACTACCTTATCTATTCCTGGAACAGGGGTATCTTATTCGAGTTATGGAAAGTCATATAGCTCACAAGCATATCAACGACGGCAAGAGTTAGCCCGTCAAGAAAGAGAATTGGAAAAGTTAGAACAAATAAGACGAAATGAACTCGAAGTGAAGTTGTTTGAAAATAAGTTAGAAATGATTAAGTCAATTCACAAGGAATCTGATGAGCCAATTAACTGGCATAAAGTCAAGTTAACTCCTCCCCCATTTATTAAAAATGAAACAGGACCAGCCGAGTATAAGGCCTTAAAAGCCCTAAAAGACTATGAGCCTTCATTTTTAGATAAGCTGCTGAAGAAACAGGTAAAGCAAAAAGTAGAACTTGAAGCACAAGTAAATAGAGCTAGATTAGAAGACCAACAAGCTTATGAAGAGTGGGAATATATGAATGAGACAGCCGAAAAAATTCTATCTGGAGATATTGATACTTATTTAGAGGTAATTAATGAGCTCAATCCTTTAGATGATTTGCTTGAGTTCGGTAGTGGCTTTGAATTCTTTGTAGATAAACCTGAATTATTGGAAGTGGAGTTCGATGTTCATACAGAGTTAGTGGTTCCAAGCAGTTTGAAAACCTTAACCAAGACTGGAAAAGTCTCAACAAAAAAAATGCCTAAAGGCCAATACTACGACCTGCAACAAGATTATATTTGTAGCTGCGTATTAAGAATTGCGCGTGATATGTTCGCACTTCTTCCTATAGAGACAATTTATATTCATGCAATGGATGAACAAGTGAATTCTGCTACCGGTCATAAAGAAAAGATTACGTTGTTATCAGTAAAAATCGATAAAGCAACATTAACTCAATTAAATTTTGACAGAATCGATTGTTCTGACTCAATGACCAACTTTGAGCACAACATGAAATTTCTTAAAACCAAAGGGCTTCAACCAGTTCAAAAATTACAAATTATAGAGAATTCCGTTACCAATTAA
- a CDS encoding ImmA/IrrE family metallo-endopeptidase, which translates to MHLRNIMLNESQDHYESHANRIIKRFNFKYPDEIDMYQICFKFGIKIKPLAAPFYPFEIEEGTESYASPFPNSNRGHIFLKPNLDPIRKKLLLAEEFCHIQLHYHNQLTVSSLEINKYEKQARRMAAYLLMPKNFLENIYVTAIDQSVLVSDIADHFLVTEEFAHYRLKLEFGYKVEGFSTIRKQIHSLEWLE; encoded by the coding sequence ATGCATCTAAGAAATATTATGTTAAATGAATCGCAGGATCATTATGAATCTCATGCTAATAGAATTATCAAACGATTTAACTTTAAATATCCTGATGAAATTGATATGTATCAGATTTGTTTTAAGTTTGGCATTAAAATCAAGCCACTCGCTGCTCCCTTCTATCCTTTTGAAATTGAAGAAGGAACAGAGTCATATGCCTCCCCGTTCCCAAATAGTAATCGTGGGCATATTTTCTTGAAACCAAATCTGGACCCTATTAGGAAGAAGCTGCTACTTGCTGAAGAATTTTGTCATATTCAGTTGCACTACCATAATCAACTTACTGTTTCTTCTCTTGAAATAAACAAATATGAGAAACAGGCTAGACGAATGGCAGCTTACCTCTTAATGCCTAAAAACTTTTTGGAAAATATCTACGTAACTGCAATCGATCAGTCAGTACTTGTATCTGATATTGCTGATCACTTTCTTGTCACAGAAGAATTTGCTCATTATCGTTTAAAACTGGAATTCGGGTATAAGGTTGAGGGGTTTAGCACAATCAGAAAGCAGATTCATAGTCTGGAGTGGCTAGAATAA